The region TATCACAGAGGTTCCCGAAGAATGGCAAACACTCACTATTACAAGTGTTCAGTTCGACAGTCGCAAGTTAGAACCGGGTGCGCTTTTTGTGCCATTAAATGGTGATCGTGACGGACATGATTTTATTGAAAATGCCGTAAAGGCTGCAGCAACTGCTACTTTTTGGCAGTCAGAACATGCAAATCAACCGAGTGAAATTCCGGCCTTGTTAGTTGATAATCCTTTAAAAGCTTTACAAGATTTAGCAAAATACTATTTAGAACGTTTTAATCCTAAAGTGGTTGCGATTACTGGTAGTAACGGTAAAACTACTACTAAAGATATGACAGCAGCTATTCTAGGATCAAAATATAATGTTGTAAAAACTAAGGCTAATTTCAATAATGAAATTGGTGTCCCACTTACAATTCTGGGTATGACTTCTAATACCGAAGTTTTAGTAATTGAATTGGGAATGGACCGACCAGGACAGCTAGATTTATTAAGTCACATGGTACAACCTGATACAGCGGTAATTACAATGATTGGGGAAGCTCATATTGAATTCTTCCATACTCGGAGTGCAATTGCCGATGCAAAAATGGAAATTACACATGGACTCAAGGATGATGGTCTATTTATTTACAATGGTGATGAACCACTTTTAATTGAGAGAGCCAAAACAGTTTCTGAACGCCAATCAACTTTTGGGCTTAACGATGCTGATCAGGTGTTTGCAACTGATATCGTAGTAGAACCAACTAAAACTACATTTAAAGTTAATACAGACCCAACAATTGATTTTTCAATTCCTTTGATGGGCGAGTATAACGTGTCAAACGCCCTAGCTGCTATTTCAGTTGGGCTAAATTATCACATGAAAGAATCAGAAATCGCCACTGCTTTGGAGAACTTTGATTTAACTAAAAATCGAACTGAATGGCTTAAAGGCAAAAATGGTGAAAGGATTCTTAGTGACGTATATAA is a window of Pediococcus claussenii ATCC BAA-344 DNA encoding:
- a CDS encoding UDP-N-acetylmuramoyl-tripeptide--D-alanyl-D-alanine ligase; amino-acid sequence: MKMQLSEIAKAVGITEVPEEWQTLTITSVQFDSRKLEPGALFVPLNGDRDGHDFIENAVKAAATATFWQSEHANQPSEIPALLVDNPLKALQDLAKYYLERFNPKVVAITGSNGKTTTKDMTAAILGSKYNVVKTKANFNNEIGVPLTILGMTSNTEVLVIELGMDRPGQLDLLSHMVQPDTAVITMIGEAHIEFFHTRSAIADAKMEITHGLKDDGLFIYNGDEPLLIERAKTVSERQSTFGLNDADQVFATDIVVEPTKTTFKVNTDPTIDFSIPLMGEYNVSNALAAISVGLNYHMKESEIATALENFDLTKNRTEWLKGKNGERILSDVYNSNPTAVRAVLASTTRVPTEGKRIAVLGDMLELGVDSDAMHADLADSLSPEQFQEVYLVGPRMKSLEENLKGKYSKKNIHYYNSDQLDELSSQLNAILTENDVVILKASHGIHLENVVDAIKE